In Monodelphis domestica isolate mMonDom1 chromosome 3, mMonDom1.pri, whole genome shotgun sequence, the following proteins share a genomic window:
- the ELAVL3 gene encoding ELAV-like protein 3 isoform X4, whose protein sequence is MVTIISTMETQVSGGPPPTALPNGPLVSTNGATDDSKTNLIVNYLPQNMTQEEFKSLFGSIGEIESCKLVRDKITGQSLGYGFVNYVDPNDADKAINTLNGLKLQTKTIKVSYARPSSASIRDANLYVSGLPKTMSQKEMEQLFSQYGRIITSRILVDQVTGVSRGVGFIRFDKRIEAEEAIKGLNGQKPLGASEPITVKFANNPSQKTGQALLTHLYQSSARRYAGPLHHQTQRFRLDNLLNMAYGVKRFSPITIDGMSSLAGVSLSGGASGAGWCIFVYNLSPEADESVLWQLFGPFGAVTNVKVIRDFTTNKCKGFGFVTMTNYDEAAMAIASLNGYRLGDRILQVSFKTSKQHKA, encoded by the exons ATGGTCACT ATAATTAGCACCATGGAGACTCAGGTGTCCGGCGGCCCCCCCCCTACGGCCCTGCCCAATGGGCCGCTAGTCAGCACCAACGGAGCCACCGATGACAGCAAGACCAACCTCATTGTCAACTACCTGCCCCAGAACATGACGCAGGAGGAGTTCAAAAGCCTCTTCGGCAGCATTGGGGAGATCGAGTCCTGTAAGCTGGTTCGGGACAAGATCACAG GGCAAAGCCTGGGCTATGGCTTCGTGAATTACGTGGACCCCAATGATGCGGACAAAGCCATCAATACCCTCAATGGCCTCAAGCTGCAGACCAAGACCATCAAG GTGTCCTACGCCCGGCCCAGCTCAGCCTCCATCAGAGATGCCAACCTGTATGTGAGTGGCCTCCCCAAGACCATGAGCCAGAAGGAAATGGAGCAACTCTTCTCCCAGTACGGGCGAATCATCACCTCCCGAATCCTCGTAGATCAGGTCACAG GTGTGTCTAGGGGCGTGGGCTTCATCCGGTTTGACAAGAGGATTGAGGCCGAAGAGGCCATCAAGGGCCTGAATGGGCAGAAGCCGCTAGGCGCCAGTGAGCCCATCACTGTCAAGTTCGCCAACAACCCCAGCCAGAAGACAGGCCAGGCCCTGCTCACACACCTTTACCAGTCCTCAGCACGACGCTATGCAGGACCCCTGCACCACCAGACACAGAGGTTCAG gCTCGACAATTTGCTAAACATGGCCTATGGCGTCAAGAG GTTTTCGCCCATCACCATCGACGGCATGAGTAGCCTGGCGGGTGTGAGCCTGTCGGGGGGCGCATCGGGCGCTGGCTGGTGCATCTTCGTCTACAACCTGTCCCCGGAGGCAGACGAGAGCGTCCTGTGGCAGCTGTTCGGGCCCTTCGGGGCCGTGACCAACGTCAAGGTCATCCGCGACTTCACCACCAATAAGTGCAAGGGCTTTGGCTTCGTGACCATGACCAACTACGACGAGGCCGCCATGGCCATCGCCAGCCTCAACGGCTACCGCCTGGGTGACCGCATCCTGCAGGTCTCCTTCAAGACCAGCAAGCAGCACAAGGCGTGA
- the ELAVL3 gene encoding ELAV-like protein 3 isoform X2, whose product MVTIISTMETQVSGGPPPTALPNGPLVSTNGATDDSKTNLIVNYLPQNMTQEEFKSLFGSIGEIESCKLVRDKITGQSLGYGFVNYVDPNDADKAINTLNGLKLQTKTIKVSYARPSSASIRDANLYVSGLPKTMSQKEMEQLFSQYGRIITSRILVDQVTGVSRGVGFIRFDKRIEAEEAIKGLNGQKPLGASEPITVKFANNPSQKTGQALLTHLYQSSARRYAGPLHHQTQRFRLDNLLNMAYGVKSPLSLIARFSPITIDGMSSLAGVSLSGGASGAGWCIFVYNLSPEADESVLWQLFGPFGAVTNVKVIRDFTTNKCKGFGFVTMTNYDEAAMAIASLNGYRLGDRILQVSFKTSKQHKA is encoded by the exons ATGGTCACT ATAATTAGCACCATGGAGACTCAGGTGTCCGGCGGCCCCCCCCCTACGGCCCTGCCCAATGGGCCGCTAGTCAGCACCAACGGAGCCACCGATGACAGCAAGACCAACCTCATTGTCAACTACCTGCCCCAGAACATGACGCAGGAGGAGTTCAAAAGCCTCTTCGGCAGCATTGGGGAGATCGAGTCCTGTAAGCTGGTTCGGGACAAGATCACAG GGCAAAGCCTGGGCTATGGCTTCGTGAATTACGTGGACCCCAATGATGCGGACAAAGCCATCAATACCCTCAATGGCCTCAAGCTGCAGACCAAGACCATCAAG GTGTCCTACGCCCGGCCCAGCTCAGCCTCCATCAGAGATGCCAACCTGTATGTGAGTGGCCTCCCCAAGACCATGAGCCAGAAGGAAATGGAGCAACTCTTCTCCCAGTACGGGCGAATCATCACCTCCCGAATCCTCGTAGATCAGGTCACAG GTGTGTCTAGGGGCGTGGGCTTCATCCGGTTTGACAAGAGGATTGAGGCCGAAGAGGCCATCAAGGGCCTGAATGGGCAGAAGCCGCTAGGCGCCAGTGAGCCCATCACTGTCAAGTTCGCCAACAACCCCAGCCAGAAGACAGGCCAGGCCCTGCTCACACACCTTTACCAGTCCTCAGCACGACGCTATGCAGGACCCCTGCACCACCAGACACAGAGGTTCAG gCTCGACAATTTGCTAAACATGGCCTATGGCGTCAAGAG TCCCCTGTCGCTCATCGCCAGGTTTTCGCCCATCACCATCGACGGCATGAGTAGCCTGGCGGGTGTGAGCCTGTCGGGGGGCGCATCGGGCGCTGGCTGGTGCATCTTCGTCTACAACCTGTCCCCGGAGGCAGACGAGAGCGTCCTGTGGCAGCTGTTCGGGCCCTTCGGGGCCGTGACCAACGTCAAGGTCATCCGCGACTTCACCACCAATAAGTGCAAGGGCTTTGGCTTCGTGACCATGACCAACTACGACGAGGCCGCCATGGCCATCGCCAGCCTCAACGGCTACCGCCTGGGTGACCGCATCCTGCAGGTCTCCTTCAAGACCAGCAAGCAGCACAAGGCGTGA
- the ELAVL3 gene encoding ELAV-like protein 3 isoform X3, with protein sequence MVTQIISTMETQVSGGPPPTALPNGPLVSTNGATDDSKTNLIVNYLPQNMTQEEFKSLFGSIGEIESCKLVRDKITGQSLGYGFVNYVDPNDADKAINTLNGLKLQTKTIKVSYARPSSASIRDANLYVSGLPKTMSQKEMEQLFSQYGRIITSRILVDQVTGVSRGVGFIRFDKRIEAEEAIKGLNGQKPLGASEPITVKFANNPSQKTGQALLTHLYQSSARRYAGPLHHQTQRFRLDNLLNMAYGVKRFSPITIDGMSSLAGVSLSGGASGAGWCIFVYNLSPEADESVLWQLFGPFGAVTNVKVIRDFTTNKCKGFGFVTMTNYDEAAMAIASLNGYRLGDRILQVSFKTSKQHKA encoded by the exons ATGGTCACT CAGATAATTAGCACCATGGAGACTCAGGTGTCCGGCGGCCCCCCCCCTACGGCCCTGCCCAATGGGCCGCTAGTCAGCACCAACGGAGCCACCGATGACAGCAAGACCAACCTCATTGTCAACTACCTGCCCCAGAACATGACGCAGGAGGAGTTCAAAAGCCTCTTCGGCAGCATTGGGGAGATCGAGTCCTGTAAGCTGGTTCGGGACAAGATCACAG GGCAAAGCCTGGGCTATGGCTTCGTGAATTACGTGGACCCCAATGATGCGGACAAAGCCATCAATACCCTCAATGGCCTCAAGCTGCAGACCAAGACCATCAAG GTGTCCTACGCCCGGCCCAGCTCAGCCTCCATCAGAGATGCCAACCTGTATGTGAGTGGCCTCCCCAAGACCATGAGCCAGAAGGAAATGGAGCAACTCTTCTCCCAGTACGGGCGAATCATCACCTCCCGAATCCTCGTAGATCAGGTCACAG GTGTGTCTAGGGGCGTGGGCTTCATCCGGTTTGACAAGAGGATTGAGGCCGAAGAGGCCATCAAGGGCCTGAATGGGCAGAAGCCGCTAGGCGCCAGTGAGCCCATCACTGTCAAGTTCGCCAACAACCCCAGCCAGAAGACAGGCCAGGCCCTGCTCACACACCTTTACCAGTCCTCAGCACGACGCTATGCAGGACCCCTGCACCACCAGACACAGAGGTTCAG gCTCGACAATTTGCTAAACATGGCCTATGGCGTCAAGAG GTTTTCGCCCATCACCATCGACGGCATGAGTAGCCTGGCGGGTGTGAGCCTGTCGGGGGGCGCATCGGGCGCTGGCTGGTGCATCTTCGTCTACAACCTGTCCCCGGAGGCAGACGAGAGCGTCCTGTGGCAGCTGTTCGGGCCCTTCGGGGCCGTGACCAACGTCAAGGTCATCCGCGACTTCACCACCAATAAGTGCAAGGGCTTTGGCTTCGTGACCATGACCAACTACGACGAGGCCGCCATGGCCATCGCCAGCCTCAACGGCTACCGCCTGGGTGACCGCATCCTGCAGGTCTCCTTCAAGACCAGCAAGCAGCACAAGGCGTGA
- the ELAVL3 gene encoding ELAV-like protein 3 isoform X1, with protein sequence MVTQIISTMETQVSGGPPPTALPNGPLVSTNGATDDSKTNLIVNYLPQNMTQEEFKSLFGSIGEIESCKLVRDKITGQSLGYGFVNYVDPNDADKAINTLNGLKLQTKTIKVSYARPSSASIRDANLYVSGLPKTMSQKEMEQLFSQYGRIITSRILVDQVTGVSRGVGFIRFDKRIEAEEAIKGLNGQKPLGASEPITVKFANNPSQKTGQALLTHLYQSSARRYAGPLHHQTQRFRLDNLLNMAYGVKSPLSLIARFSPITIDGMSSLAGVSLSGGASGAGWCIFVYNLSPEADESVLWQLFGPFGAVTNVKVIRDFTTNKCKGFGFVTMTNYDEAAMAIASLNGYRLGDRILQVSFKTSKQHKA encoded by the exons ATGGTCACT CAGATAATTAGCACCATGGAGACTCAGGTGTCCGGCGGCCCCCCCCCTACGGCCCTGCCCAATGGGCCGCTAGTCAGCACCAACGGAGCCACCGATGACAGCAAGACCAACCTCATTGTCAACTACCTGCCCCAGAACATGACGCAGGAGGAGTTCAAAAGCCTCTTCGGCAGCATTGGGGAGATCGAGTCCTGTAAGCTGGTTCGGGACAAGATCACAG GGCAAAGCCTGGGCTATGGCTTCGTGAATTACGTGGACCCCAATGATGCGGACAAAGCCATCAATACCCTCAATGGCCTCAAGCTGCAGACCAAGACCATCAAG GTGTCCTACGCCCGGCCCAGCTCAGCCTCCATCAGAGATGCCAACCTGTATGTGAGTGGCCTCCCCAAGACCATGAGCCAGAAGGAAATGGAGCAACTCTTCTCCCAGTACGGGCGAATCATCACCTCCCGAATCCTCGTAGATCAGGTCACAG GTGTGTCTAGGGGCGTGGGCTTCATCCGGTTTGACAAGAGGATTGAGGCCGAAGAGGCCATCAAGGGCCTGAATGGGCAGAAGCCGCTAGGCGCCAGTGAGCCCATCACTGTCAAGTTCGCCAACAACCCCAGCCAGAAGACAGGCCAGGCCCTGCTCACACACCTTTACCAGTCCTCAGCACGACGCTATGCAGGACCCCTGCACCACCAGACACAGAGGTTCAG gCTCGACAATTTGCTAAACATGGCCTATGGCGTCAAGAG TCCCCTGTCGCTCATCGCCAGGTTTTCGCCCATCACCATCGACGGCATGAGTAGCCTGGCGGGTGTGAGCCTGTCGGGGGGCGCATCGGGCGCTGGCTGGTGCATCTTCGTCTACAACCTGTCCCCGGAGGCAGACGAGAGCGTCCTGTGGCAGCTGTTCGGGCCCTTCGGGGCCGTGACCAACGTCAAGGTCATCCGCGACTTCACCACCAATAAGTGCAAGGGCTTTGGCTTCGTGACCATGACCAACTACGACGAGGCCGCCATGGCCATCGCCAGCCTCAACGGCTACCGCCTGGGTGACCGCATCCTGCAGGTCTCCTTCAAGACCAGCAAGCAGCACAAGGCGTGA